DNA from Nitrospira sp.:
GTTGTGATCATTTCGGTGCGGGTCTGGATCGGCATCCACCAGATGTTCGGAAAGCCAGGAATGCGCAGCTTCGCGTCCATTTCATCCAGTAACCGGTCCCAAGTCATGCCAGGCCGCCATTGCGCCTCCGGCTTGAGGGTGACCGTGATTTCGGCCATTCCCACGAAGGCCGGATCGGTGGCAGTCGGGGCCTTTCCCATCTTGCCGAACACCCGTTCCACTTCCGGGAAGGTCGTGAGCAACTGGTCCTGGACCTGTAAGATCTTGGTCGCTTCGGGAATGGACAGGCCGGGCACGGTGGTCGGCATGTAGAGGATGGTCCCTTCGTTCAGGGGCGGCATGAATTCGGCGCCGAGGCGCGTGAACAGCGGCACCGTGATGGCGATCGCTGCCACCGCCAACCCAATCGTCAGCCACCGGACGCGCAGCGCGCCCGAGAGGATGGGCCGATACAGAGCGATCAGCAACCGGTTCAACGGATTTTTGGTTTCCGCTCGGATGCGCCCCCGGATAAGGATGACCATCAGGACAGGAGCCAATGTCACCGAAAGCGCGGTGGCAGAGAGCATTGCAAATGTCTTGGTGTAGGCCAACGGGGTAAACAGTCGGCCCTCCTGCGCTTCCAGTGCGAAGATCGGCAGGAACGACAGGGCGATCACCAGCAGCGAGAAGAACAGGGGGCGGCCGACTTCTTTCGCGGCAGCAATGATGGTTTCAACTCGATTGGTCACTGGATTCTGCTCCAGGCGCTTGTGTGCGTTTTCAACCATAACGATTGCGGCATCCACCATCGCACCAATGGCAATGGCGATCCCGCCGAGCGACATGATGTTGGACGTAATCTTCAAGTAGGCCATCGGGATAAAGGCGAGGAGCACGGCCACGGGCAGAATGAGGATGGCCACGAGGGCACTACGAAGGTGAAACAAAAACAGCACCGCGACTAGGCTGACGATGACAGTCTCCTCCAGCAGTTTCTCGCGGAGCAGGGCGATAGCCCGATGAATGAGATCAGACCGGTCATAGGTGGGGACGATGTGTACGCCGTTGGGCAGGGCGGGCGTGATCTCTTCCAGCCTTGTTTTGATCCTCTCGATTACGGCAAGCGCATTCTCGCCGGCCCGCATGATCACGATGCCGCCGACCGTCTGGCCCTTGCCGTCCAACTCGGCAATCCCTCGACGCTGATCCGGCCCGACTTGGACATGGGCAATATCCCGAATCAAGATAGGTGTGCCGCGGCCATCCGTGCCGACCGGGATCAGCTCAATATCATCAACCGAACGCAGGTAGCCTCGCCCTCGAATCACGTACTCCGTGCCGGCCATCTCCAACACGCGCCCGCTCACCTCTGCATTGCTGTTCCGGACCGCCTCGATAATCGTCTTGATCGGCAACCGATAGACGGCCAACATATTCGGGTCCACCTCGATTTGATATTGTTTGACGAACCCGCCGATCGCTGACACTTCTGCCACTCCGGGCACACTTTCCAGTTGGTAGCGCAGGTGCCAATCCTGAAGGCTGCGAAGCTGAGCCAGATCGTGGGTTCCGGACTCGTCCACCAAGGCATATTGATAGACCCACCCGACACCGGTCGCATCGGGGCCCAGCGTCGGCGTGACGCCAGCCGGAAGCTTACCGGTCAACTTCTGCAGATACTCGAGAACGCGACTCCTCGCCCAATACAAGTCTGTCCGGTCTTCGAAGATCACATACACATAGGAGACACCGTATTCAGAAACACCTCGGACCCGTTTGACTCTGGGTCCCGCAAGCAGAGATGTGACGATTGGGTAGGTGACCTGGTCTTCAATCAACGTGGGGCTTCTGCCGGGCCATTCGCTGTAGATGATCACCTGGACATCTGACAGGTCCGAGATCGCATCCAGCGGAACCTGAAACACCGCCCACAGGCCCCAGGCCGCCAACAGCAAGACACAGAGGATGACCAGAATCGGATTGCGGGCGCTCCCTTCGATCAGTCGTGCGATCATGTTCTGCTACATACCTCCCCCGGCGACCGAGAACTGAAACTGTTCGGCAATGGGCGGTCGCCCTGGCACCGTCACGTTGACCGTCACGACCCAGGTGCCGCCCATGCCGAACATCGCCGTACCTTCGTAGAGACCGCCCTTGGTGTGGCGAGCCGTCGCCTTGGAATCGGTCATCCCCGGCATCGGCATCGTATAGACGAACGTCACTTGGGCGTTGGTCACCGGCTTGCCGACCTGGTCAGTCACCTTGAGTCTCAGAAGCACCTCACCGGCCTTGGGTTTTTCCGGTATGGTATTCAACGTCAGCGAGAAGCCAGCGGCCTGCCGGGTCTCTGTAACGGATGGTCCCTTCATCCCTTCCATGCCTTTCATTCCTTCCATCCCCATACCTTTCATGTCTCCCATGCCACCTTTCTCACTCTCCCGACCAGGGCGTACCGGGACGCGCTCC
Protein-coding regions in this window:
- a CDS encoding Copper/silver efflux RND transporter, transmembrane protein CusA, with translation MIARLIEGSARNPILVILCVLLLAAWGLWAVFQVPLDAISDLSDVQVIIYSEWPGRSPTLIEDQVTYPIVTSLLAGPRVKRVRGVSEYGVSYVYVIFEDRTDLYWARSRVLEYLQKLTGKLPAGVTPTLGPDATGVGWVYQYALVDESGTHDLAQLRSLQDWHLRYQLESVPGVAEVSAIGGFVKQYQIEVDPNMLAVYRLPIKTIIEAVRNSNAEVSGRVLEMAGTEYVIRGRGYLRSVDDIELIPVGTDGRGTPILIRDIAHVQVGPDQRRGIAELDGKGQTVGGIVIMRAGENALAVIERIKTRLEEITPALPNGVHIVPTYDRSDLIHRAIALLREKLLEETVIVSLVAVLFLFHLRSALVAILILPVAVLLAFIPMAYLKITSNIMSLGGIAIAIGAMVDAAIVMVENAHKRLEQNPVTNRVETIIAAAKEVGRPLFFSLLVIALSFLPIFALEAQEGRLFTPLAYTKTFAMLSATALSVTLAPVLMVILIRGRIRAETKNPLNRLLIALYRPILSGALRVRWLTIGLAVAAIAITVPLFTRLGAEFMPPLNEGTILYMPTTVPGLSIPEATKILQVQDQLLTTFPEVERVFGKMGKAPTATDPAFVGMAEITVTLKPEAQWRPGMTWDRLLDEMDAKLRIPGFPNIWWMPIQTRTEMITTGVRSPVGIKVLGPDLKTIERIGVEIEKVLASVPGTRSAFAERLNEGYYLDLTINRRDAARYGLTVGDVQAVITSAIGGDTVTTTVEGRERYPVNVRYKRELRDDPDRLKRVLIPTPSGAQIPLGQIAEMVITQGPPSIADEAGALAGLVSVVVSGRDLRGYVQDAQRAVREQVALPTGYRLVWAGQYEHLVRAEERLKLVVPVTLALILLLLYLNFRSLAKSLIVLLSVPFAAIGAIWYLDYLGYNLSVAVWVGIIALAGVAAETGVVMLVYLDEAYERRVREGLMTTVHDLREAIMEGAVQRVRPKMMTVAAITGGLLPIMWTTGTGADVMKRIAAPMVGGMVSSTILTLLVIPVLYALWRDRSIWKEERRLLDSVDLAQEKAQEDIPIKAH